The Deltaproteobacteria bacterium genome has a segment encoding these proteins:
- a CDS encoding glycosyltransferase, with translation RATKPPWTVAVYRRGTSPRAHSPPTEEPTPNVNAWQAAARTRASPARASPARPRACRGRRDPWYAVGAVAALRVLHVSDRLSQRGGADVYLLALADRQATRHRVDIAIGREDGTARAPCRVHRVPALASAGPAPARAALDAVARAVRPDVVHVHNVVNPDALAWAADRGAVMTVQDHRAFCPGRGKWRADGAVCRDAMAPDVCAGCFDDPHYFARIGAITAARLAHVRRMARAIVLSEYMRAELAAAGVPRDRIEVVPPFVWGIDPAAPATHPPCVLVPGRLVAAKGVWDAVDAWRRSGVRWPLVAAGTGRERAALEAAGVRVLGWVPHADMAGVYRSARVVVFAPRWQEPFGIAGLEALWCGVPVAAWESGGVRQWHPGPLAPWGDVDALAALIAALDGTRPSPPRVPADEAALLDRLDAIYAAAAGR, from the coding sequence GAGGGCGACGAAGCCGCCGTGGACGGTCGCGGTGTACCGCCGCGGCACGTCCCCGAGGGCGCACAGCCCGCCGACCGAGGAGCCGACGCCGAACGTAAACGCCTGGCAAGCCGCGGCGCGGACACGCGCATCGCCGGCGCGCGCATCGCCGGCGCGACCGCGCGCATGCCGCGGGCGGCGCGATCCGTGGTACGCCGTCGGCGCCGTGGCGGCCTTGCGGGTGTTGCACGTGTCCGATCGCCTCAGTCAGCGGGGAGGCGCCGACGTGTATCTGCTCGCGCTCGCGGACCGCCAGGCGACGCGGCATCGCGTCGACATCGCGATCGGGCGCGAGGACGGCACCGCCCGCGCGCCGTGTCGGGTCCATCGCGTGCCGGCGTTGGCGTCCGCCGGTCCGGCGCCCGCGCGCGCCGCGCTCGACGCGGTCGCGCGTGCCGTTCGCCCGGACGTCGTGCACGTCCACAACGTCGTCAACCCGGATGCGCTCGCGTGGGCGGCCGACCGCGGTGCCGTCATGACCGTGCAAGACCACCGCGCGTTCTGTCCCGGTCGAGGCAAGTGGCGCGCCGACGGCGCCGTGTGTCGCGACGCGATGGCGCCCGACGTGTGCGCGGGCTGTTTCGACGATCCACATTATTTCGCGCGCATCGGGGCGATCACGGCCGCGCGGCTGGCGCACGTGAGGCGCATGGCGCGCGCGATCGTGCTGTCGGAGTACATGCGCGCCGAGCTGGCGGCGGCCGGCGTGCCGCGCGACCGCATCGAGGTCGTCCCGCCGTTCGTGTGGGGGATCGATCCGGCCGCGCCGGCGACGCATCCGCCGTGCGTCCTCGTCCCCGGCCGGCTCGTCGCGGCCAAGGGCGTGTGGGATGCCGTCGACGCGTGGCGGCGGTCGGGCGTGCGGTGGCCGCTGGTGGCGGCGGGCACGGGACGCGAGCGGGCTGCGCTGGAAGCCGCCGGGGTGCGCGTGCTCGGCTGGGTCCCGCACGCCGACATGGCCGGCGTCTACCGCAGCGCGCGGGTCGTCGTGTTCGCGCCGCGCTGGCAGGAGCCGTTCGGCATCGCCGGGCTCGAGGCGCTGTGGTGTGGCGTCCCGGTCGCCGCTTGGGAGTCCGGCGGCGTTCGCCAGTGGCACCCCGGCCCGCTGGCGCCGTGGGGCGACGTCGACGCGCTGGCGGCGCTCATCGCGGCGCTCGACGGCACGCGCCCGTCGCCGCCGCGCGTCCCGGCCGACGAGGCGGCCCTCCTCGACCGGCTCGACGCCATTTACGCGGCCGCCGCCGGCCGGTGA